In one window of Plasmodium berghei ANKA genome assembly, chromosome: 14 DNA:
- a CDS encoding AP2 domain transcription factor, putative — protein sequence MNDEMCAKGNLHVGKLRNIKDDYGNENNGYNSYDPLDAKIQTRENDDLETNDSISRQSVNDYDCLENSNNDIYIKQGNIRNRENASKNDEENFNSAINNSKIKVFNMNYKNNYNKQYEESYIACNNAKNKIFDDDADEYDEDNDDVNDNRKIDSKRSNINQQKSSQNISNSNDSKNDIILKYQENYEGINMRNGSKIRIINREEINENNSKYYDEYSGQYDNDISYEMNQKSNSSQYRNNNIDLSKNGRNKKKKTNDNTYYYGEVNTDVYNIKKSTNIDKLTKKQLIAYIKNNSREDGDEITNNMMQFDEKNEMNQNFIEALRENCANNEHNYSDDLYLFNQNYSYKNNGNNIINGKIINAREKKKRNRFSTFSSTNNNNNNTDYNVLNRVDEDGQFQNDHIPSDNDEDMHTNIYDSNKFVKIHNNINRAEELNDIDSIHTANIKSEIMSKDLKKKNKMSINNSNENIINDKIIGRIINKNGINTNFETNENNVADNVVSSEFVYKMNMDGRNNNGYIKENNTRIDDESGELMHDVKGYESGDICNSNNTKFHELIKNDKKRKEYISEMKNKENILNSNNENYFKLHSNLPSNLLSTSTSSSYSNDNVKTNTQNYSINELSSNAFTNKYYGDETLPSNLNINEELNKTHTSFNSMPFDKKKRGKSESKKFAINSYNNTFEPNSNTISYMNMKEINNDLINVKRLKHMNKENRINMDDTLDTSIMFDDEYLTNEIENKKNINLNNTNSNMIRTNTQNFNSNLNPKNKIHDDDMISHDESKYNRRINKAGNNSYILRKDNTCDIKNNNILWQNDDEICAQMEMGYNEKINNTSVNKYKAGNIMGNNKDDDEKFERSILFKSKSYSEKDKLANLYLNKKTSVFSECNDDEYDQENTTKKHKLQNPSYIHSNDNKFLLNRTKSLNMDLNRLTKDQEEYDIKQNGDDNHINSYSSRENNRDDGMINVTEEHMLNSNPLGSEPPLGEMLNLPKVGNRKKYGLINKVEKECNENDDQEIGLSNDLSNPIHGNLINGLNAEVHNDTNNDPVDDNINEVHNAMSSNKSSNSISNERSSNIVSSSKPPIDISVCTLANCPTHNPQGYTKTLSRKGDAQGDAQEESEELKRIPGVYYDKNSQRWFGEHKINGVKCAQSFAVKKHGCEEAKRLAIEWKKARIRGEAWDRFVNKKKKSNNNNSCINKAAKTNRESVEELRIKYLSMSKNMPKVRGVWFNSTPQRMGWVGQAYKKCKRIERIFSVNKYGFEGARKLAIAFRNSQKPSNEDSDEDSSSKDDKGISKNEDNINNYDYKNNYSNDISDIKHDNNNNNTHSNNMAAMSTADTTSSNHNKNEDDYDDDNVNCNGDNIKNSGTKDTRINLCRDAILFILHDLETILELNTPMLNKNANIYKVCIKHHLNYLTLIKHEEQIIPYLNVFGDYIQKCILPTDLPYAELYVLIDSLIHSDILPSFDHKENFSEYSVAEDPGIITPSMLL from the coding sequence ATGAACGATGAAATGTGTGCAAAAGGAAATTTGCATGTTGGAAAATTACGAAACATAAAGGATGACTAtggaaatgaaaataatggaTATAATTCTTATGATCCATTAGATGCAAAAATTCAAACTCGAGAAAATGATGATTTAGAAACAAATGATTCTATATCTAGACAATCCGTAAATGATTATGATTGCTTagaaaattcaaataatgatatatatataaaacaaggAAATATTAGAAATAGAGAAAATGCatcaaaaaatgatgaagaaaaCTTTAATTCAGCtattaataattcaaaaattaaagtatttaatatgaattataaaaataattataacaaGCAATATGAAGAATCATATATTGCATGTAATAATGcaaagaataaaatatttgatgATGATGCTGACGAATATGATGAAGATAATGATGATGTTAAtgataatagaaaaatagaTTCCAAAAGAAGTAACATAAATCAACAAAAATCATctcaaaatatttcaaatagTAATGATAgcaaaaatgatataattttaaaatatcaagaaaattatgaagGGATAAATATGAGAAATGGAAGTAAAATTCGAATTATTAATAGGGAAGAGAtcaatgaaaataattcaaaatattatgatgaATATTCAGGACAATATGACAATGATATTTCTTATGAAATGAATCAAAAAAGCAATAGTTCAcaatatagaaataataacatagacttatcaaaaaatggaagaaataaaaaaaaaaaaactaatgATAATACATATTACTATGGCGAGGTGAATACAGATgtgtataatataaaaaaaagtacaaatattgataaattaacaaaaaaacaattaatagcatatataaaaaataattcacgAGAAGACGGTGATGAAATtactaataatatgatgcaatttgatgaaaaaaatgaaatgaatcaaaattttattgaaGCATTACGAGAAAATTGCGCAAACAATGAACATAATTATTCGgatgatttatatttatttaatcaaaattattcttataaaaataatggaaataatataattaatggtaaaattataaatgcgcgagaaaaaaaaaaaagaaatcgattttctacattttcttctacaaataataataacaataacaCTGATTATAATGTATTGAATAGAGTAGATGAAGACGGACAATTTCAAAACGATCATATCCCTAGTGATAATGATGAAGATATGCAcactaatatatatgatagtaataaatttgtaaaaatacataataatataaatcgtgcagaagaattaaatgatatagACAGTATACATACAGCTAATATAAAAAGCGAAATTATGAGTaaagatttaaaaaaaaaaaataaaatgagtattaataattcaaatgagaatattataaatgataaaataataggtagaattataaataaaaatggcaTAAACACAAATTTTGaaacaaatgaaaataatgttgCAGATAACGTAGTCAGTTCtgaatttgtatataaaatgaatatggatggaagaaataataatggatatataaaagaaaataatacacGCATAGATGATGAGAGTGGAGAATTGATGCATGATGTAAAAGGCTATGAATCTGGTGATATAtgtaatagtaataatacaaaatttcatgaattaataaaaaatgataaaaaaagaaaagaatatatatctgaaatgaaaaataaagaaaacattttaaatagtaataatgaaaattacTTTAAATTACACTCAAATTTACCAAGTAATTTATTAAGTACTAGTACAAGTAGCAGCTACAGCAATGATAATGTAAAAACAAATACTCAGAATTATAGTATAAATGAATTATCTTCAAATGCATTtactaataaatattatggtGATGAAACGTTACCAAGTaatttgaatataaatgaagaaTTGAATAAAACACACACAAGTTTTAATTCTATGccatttgataaaaaaaaaagaggaaAAAGCGAAAGCAAAAAATTTGCtataaattcatataataacacATTTGAACCAAATTCAAATACCATTAGCTATATGAATATGAAAGAAATTAATAACgatttaataaatgtaaaaagaTTAAAGCACATGAACAAGGAAAATAGGATAAACATGGATGATACACTAGACACCAGTATTATGTTTGATGATGAATATCTAACCAatgaaatagaaaataaaaaaaatataaatctcAATAATACTAATTCTAATATGATTAGAACTAATACTCAGAATTTTAATTCAAACTTAAATcccaaaaataaaattcatgATGATGATATGATATCCCATGATGAAAGCAAATATAATAGACGAATAAATAAAGCAGGgaataattcatatattttaagaaaaGATAATACTTGTGATAttaagaataataatatattgtgGCAAAATGATGATGAAATATGTGCACAAATGGAAATGggatataatgaaaaaataaataatacttccgtgaataaatataaagcTGGAAATATAATgggtaataataaagatgaTGATGAGAAATTCGAACGaagtatattatttaaaagcAAAAGCTATAGTGAAAAGGATAAACTTGCAaatctttatttaaataaaaaaacatctGTTTTCTCTGAATGTAATGATGATGAGTATGATCAAGAAAATACAACAAAGAAGCATAAATTACAAAACCCAAGTTATATTCATagtaatgataataaatttttattaaatagaACAAAAAGTCTAAATATGGATCTAAATAGATTGACAAAAGATCAAGAAGAATATGatattaaacaaaatggAGACGATAATCATATTAATTCATATTCTAGTagagaaaataatagaGATGATGGTATGATTAATGTTACTGAAGAACATATGTTAAATTCAAACCCTCTTGGATCTGAACCTCCATTAGGTGAAATGCTTAATTTACCAAAAGTaggaaatagaaaaaaatacggTTTAATAAATAAGGTTGAAAAAGAATGTAATGAAAACGATGATCAAGAGATTGGACTGTCAAATGATTTGTCAAATCCAATTCATGGAAATCTTATCAACGGCCTAAATGCCGAGGTGCATAATGATACAAATAACGATCCAGTggatgataatataaatgaagtGCATAATGCCATGAGCAGTAATAAATCAAGTAATAGTATTTCTAATGAAAGATCCAGCAATATTGTTTCAAGTTCCAAACCCCCAATTGATATAAGTGTGTGCACATTGGCTAATTGCCCAACGCATAACCCTCAAGGTTATACTAAAACTTTATCAAGAAAAGGAGATGCGCAAGGAGATGCACAGGAAGAAAGTGAAGAATTGAAAAGAATACCAGGAgtatattatgataaaaattcaCAAAGATGGTTTGGtgaacataaaataaatggtGTTAAATGCGCTCAGAGTTTTGCTGTGAAAAAACATGGATGTGAAGAAGCAAAAAGATTAGCTATTGAATGGAAAAAGGCTAGAATTAGAGGAGAAGCATGGGATAgatttgtaaataaaaagaaaaagagtaataataataatagttgCATAAACAAAGCAGCAAAAACTAATAGGGAATCAGTAGAAGAattaagaataaaatatttatctatGAGCAAAAATATGCCAAAAGTTAGAGGAGTATGGTTTAATTCGACACCACAAAGAATGGGATGGGTAGGACaagcatataaaaaatgtaaaagaATTGAAAGAATTTTTTCAGTTAATAAGTATGGATTTGAAGGGGCACGGAAACTAGCTATTGCATTTAGAAATTCACAAAAACCATCTAATGAAGATAGTGATGAAGATAGTTCATCAAAAGATGATAAAGGAATTTctaaaaatgaagataacataaataattatgattacaaaaataattattccAATGATATAAGTGATATAAAACacgataataataataataatacccATAGTAATAACATGGCTGCTATGTCTACTGCTGATACAACTTCAAGtaatcataataaaaacgaaGATGACTATGATGATGATAATGTTAATTGCAATGgggataatataaaaaattctgGCACAAAAGATACAAgaataaatttatgtaGAGAtgctatattatttatcttACATGATTTAGAGACTATATTAGAATTAAACACGCCTATGCTAAATAAAAACgcgaatatatataaagtatGCATAAAGCaccatttaaattatttaacattaataaaacatGAAGAACAAATTATTCCCTATTTAAACGTTTTTGGGgattatatacaaaaatgtattttacCAACTGATTTACCATATGCTGAACTTTATGTTCTCATTGATTCATTAATTCATAGTGATATATTGCCTTCATTTGATCATAAAGAAAATTTCTCCGAATATTCAGTTGCCGAAGATCCGGGAATCATAACTCCATCAATGTTGTTATGA
- a CDS encoding DNA gyrase subunit B, putative — protein MKGGLTKFLSLAILTIIYLFRRARGKKNTYINNLKVKSRSSLNFLKTKLNAEEASGYFSKYDRNLFPHLRKKKHKKETNYMFLKSLQPINNKKEKLNKPIKKNNKHSFRCNNYDAKDIVILEGLEAVRKRPGMYIGNTDSKGLHQILFEIIDNAVDEYNNHECNQIKVIIHNDESITIEDNGRGIPCDIHEKTKKSALETVLTVLHSGAKFLDDDINMILEEEKGKQKKTKKEVQETGNSNISNNSKGTDTSVDGTNENLQKYKYSSGLHGVGLSVSNALSIFMKVNVFRDNKIYNIELEKGKVVKELNVQDCPIKKRGTQIHYKPDNTIFKTNIKHNSECIKNRLHQLAYLNDKLTFYFYDERNSNKGNSDKVSENVENNSYTKLDNYEYEIIKHEGGLDAYMEMLTKNKTNLFKTNNKVISINCFQKNIHVDLKLKWVTNQYNENILSFVNNVNTIDGGTHVDAMKYAISRSINYNSKKNESIKNFVNIPGEYIREGLTAILSIKMNNPEFEGQTKTKLGSYYLKPILESIIFEKLSEIFDFEPNLLNTIYLKALQAKKSDEEAKAARDLIRSKNNQYYSTILPGKLVDCISDDISKNEIFIVEGDSAAGSAKQARNREIQAILPLKGKILNVEKIKNNKKIFENVELKSLITAIGLSVNYDNSKTGKSNTNKRNDNKDIKKNNFIENSLRYGKIIIMTDADVDGEHICILLITFLYRFQKEIIENGNVYVACPPLYKVTYNKFFDNNIKDSVISKFNVTTKASKYIIHTYSDSELNELLALLDMDKSQTLENKNTLKKRKKENFFNGQGKLNITHGDENNTNFDPQNDQDNSEQNQTNPFINNDVLFSSSKKYEIQRFKGLGEMMADQLWSTTMDPQVRKLIRVTVSDAIKANTLINSLMGEDSKSRKDFIIKNSRSN, from the coding sequence ATGAAAGGAGGACTGACAAAATTCCTCTCTCTTGCAATCCTtactataatatatttatttcggCGAGCTAGGggcaaaaaaaatacatatattaataatttgaaaGTGAAAAGTAGGAGTagtttgaattttttaaaaaccAAATTAAATGCAGAAGAAGCGTCTGGGTACTTTTCAAAATATGATAGAAATTTATTTCCACACctcagaaaaaaaaaacacaaaaaagaaacaaactatatgtttttaaaaagtttGCAGccaattaataataaaaaggagAAATTGAATAAACccataaagaaaaataataagcaTAGTTTTCGttgtaataattatgatgCAAAAGATATTGTAATATTAGAAGGGTTAGAAGCTGTTCGAAAAAGACCTGGAATGTATATAGGAAACACCGATTCAAAAGGTTTGCatcaaatattatttgaaattATTGATAATGCAGTagatgaatataataatcatGAATGTAATCAAATTAAAGTTATAATACACAATGATGAAAGTATAACTATTGAGGATAATGGAAGGGGTATACCTTGTGATATCcatgaaaaaacaaaaaaatctGCTCTTGAAACAGTTTTAACGGTATTGCATTCTGGAGCAAAATTTTTGGatgatgatataaatatgatactggaagaagaaaaaggaaaacaaaaaaaaacgaaaaaagaAGTCCAAGAAACTGGAAATAGTAATATAAGCAATAATTCTAAGGGAACTGATACTTCTGTGGATGgaacaaatgaaaatttacaaaaatacaaatattcaTCTGGATTGCATGGTGTAGGATTATCTGTATCTAATGCATTAAGCATTTTTATGAAAGTAAATGTTTTTagagataataaaatttataacatTGAATTAGAAAAGGGAAAAGTAGtaaaagaattaaatgTGCAAGATTGtccaattaaaaaaagaggaacacaaatacattataaacctgataatacaatttttaaaacaaatataaaacataatagcgaatgtataaaaaatagacTACATCAGTTAGcttatttaaatgataaattaaccttttatttttatgatgaaagaaattcaaataaaggAAATAGTGATAAAGTTTCAGAAAAtgttgaaaataattcttACACTAAGCTAgataattatgaatatgagataataaaacatgAAGGAGGGTTAGATGCATATATGGAAAtgttaacaaaaaataaaacaaaccTATTCAAGACTAACAACAAAGTTATTAGTATAAATtgttttcaaaaaaatatacatgttgatttaaaattaaaatggGTAACAAAtcaatataatgaaaatatcttaagttttgtaaataatgtaaatacAATAGATGGAGGTACACATGTTGATGCAATGAAATATGCAATAAGTAGAAgcattaattataattccAAGAAAAATGAGTcgataaaaaattttgtaaacATACCAGGTGAATATATAAGAGAAGGTTTAACAGCTATTTTGTccataaaaatgaataaccCAGAATTTGAAGGGCAGACCAAAACGAAATTAGgttcttattatttaaaaccGATATTAGAaagtataatttttgaaaaattatcagAAATATTTGATTTTGAACCAAACTTAttaaatacaatatatttaaaagcATTGCAGGCGAAAAAAAGTGATGAAGAAGCAAAAGCAGCTCGAGATTTAATAcgatcaaaaaataatcaataTTATTCAACAATATTGCCAGGGAAATTAGTAGATTGCATTTCTGATGATATAagtaaaaatgaaatatttattgtaGAAGGAGATAGTGCGGCAGGTAGTGCTAAACAAGCACGAAACAGAGAAATCCAAGCCATATTGCCGttaaaaggaaaaatattaaatgttgaaaaaattaaaaacaataaaaaaatattcgaAAATGTTGAATTAAAATCATTAATCACGGCTATAGGGTTAAGTGTCAATTATGATAATAGTAAAACTGGAAAATctaatacaaataaacgaaatgataataaagatataaaaaaaaataattttattgaaaattCTTTAAGATATgggaaaattattattatgacTGATGCAGATGTGGACGGGGAACATATCTGTATCCTCcttattacatttttatataggtttcaaaaagaaattatagaaaatgGCAACGTTTATGTTGCTTGCCCACCTTTATATAAAgttacatataataaattttttgataacaatataaaagatAGTGTAATAAGCAAATTTAATGTTACTACAAAAgcttcaaaatatattatacacaCATATTCAGATTCCGAACTTAATGAGTTATTAGCTTTATTAGACATGGATAAATCCCAAACtcttgaaaataaaaacactttgaaaaaaagaaagaaagaaaattttttcaatgGACAAGGAAAACTTAATATAACTCATGgcgatgaaaataatacaaattttgATCCGCAGAATGATCAAGATAATTCTGAACAAAATCAAACAAATCCCTTTATAAATAACGATGTCCTATTTAGCtcttcaaaaaaatatgaaatacAACGATTTAAAGGCTTAGGGGAAATGATGGCTGATCAATTATGGAGTACCACAATGGATCCCCAAGTTAGAAAATTAATCAGAGTCACAGTAAGTGATGCGATTAAAGCCAATACTTTGATAAACTCATTGATGGGTGAAGATTCAAAGTCTCGAAAggattttattataaaaaattcacGTTCAAATTGA